In Rhea pennata isolate bPtePen1 chromosome 8, bPtePen1.pri, whole genome shotgun sequence, one genomic interval encodes:
- the LOC134143757 gene encoding olfactory receptor 5B21-like produces MEKDQWENGTSSWEFLLLGMWNIPSLQTPLFLLLLMVYLVSVVGNILTVALVVADWHLHTPMYFFLGNLSYLETCYSSTILPRLLDSFLTGDRTISVQSSIVQFYFFGSFAASECYLLAIMSYNRYLAICQPLLYASIMTWKVCLQMVAASWLMGFLISTAITPFLSQLKFCGSKAIDHFFCDLAPLLELACSDTRKVTLIAFVFSFLDIIFPFLSTLASYACIIAVIRRIPSSVGRQKAFSTCSSHLTVVSVFYSTLIIVYTLPRTPQLRQLNKVFSFFYTVLTPLVNPLIYSLKNREVREAMRRVLRKALAISRAQNIAVPGS; encoded by the coding sequence ATGGAGAAAGATCAATGGGAGAATGGGACATCATCATGGGAGTTCCTCCTGCTGGGAATGTGGAATATTCCCTCACTCCAGACaccactcttcctcctcttgctcatGGTCTACTTGGTGTCCGTGGTTGGGAATATCCTCACTGTTGCACTGGTGGTTGCAGACTGGCACCTGCACACTCCCATGTACTTCTTTCTGGGCAATCTCTCCTACCTGGAGACCTGCTACAGCTCCACCATCTTGCCTCGGCTGCTGGACAGCTTCCTGACTGGGGACAGGACCATCTCTGTTCAAAGCTCTATTGTACAATTCTATTTCTTTGGTTCTTTTGCAGCTAGCGAATGTTACCTGCTGGCCATAATGTCCTACAATCGATACTTGGCCATATGCCAGCCCTTGCTCTATGCAAGCATCATGACCTGGAAGGTCTGTCTCCAGATGGTGGCTGCATCTTGGTTAATGGGTTTCCTTATCTCTACAGCAATCACTCCTTTCTTATCCCAGTTGAAGTTTTGTGGCTCCAAGGCCATTGACCACTTCTTTTGTGATCTTGCCCCATTGCTGGAACTTGCCTGCAGTGACACTAGGAAAGTCACTCTCATTGCTTTCGTATTCAGCTTCTTGGATATAATCTTCCCCTTCTTGTCCACCCTGGCTTCCTACGCATGCATCATAGCTGTCATTCGGAGGATCCCATCCAGTGTGGGCAGGCAAAAGGCCTTTTCCACCTGCTCCTCACACCTCACTGTTGTCTCTGTTTTCTACAGTACCCTCATCATTGTCTACACACTGCCCAGAACCCCCCAGCTGAGGCAGCTCAACAAAGTGTTCTCCTTTTTCTACACTGTCCTCACACCCCTTGTCAATCCCCTCATTTACAGTCTGAAGAACCGGGAGGTCAGGGAAGCCATGAGAAGAGTGCTCAGAAAAGCTTTGGCCATCTCCAGAGCTCAGAACATTGCTGTGCCAGGGTCTTAA
- the LOC134143758 gene encoding olfactory receptor 6B1-like yields MEKGEWENCTSSAEFVLLGMRNVPSLQTPLFLLLLMVYLITVAGNILIVVLVVADWHLHTPMYFLLGNLSSLEISYSSTILPQLLVSFLTGDRTISARGCIAQFYFFASFVVTECFLLAVMSYDRYLAICQPLLYASLMTQKFSLQLAAASWLVGLLISTVVISFISELKFCGPKVIDHFFCDFKPLLELTCSDTSVVVIVTFFLSFLDLVFPFLFTVASYMCIIATILRIPSSVGRQKAFSTCSSHLTVVTVFYGTLIIVYMLPRTPRLRQLNKVFSFSYTVLTPLVNPLIYSLHNREVRETLRKAVRKALVCTQSS; encoded by the coding sequence ATGGAGAAAGGGGAATGGGAGAATTGCACATCGTCCGCGGAGTTTGTCCTGCTTGGAATGAGGAATGTCCCCTCACTCCAGACaccactcttcctcctcttgctcatGGTCTATTTGATAACGGTGGCTGGGAACATCCTCATTGTTGTGTTGGTGGTGGCAGACTGGCACCTGCACACACCCATGTACTTCCTCCTGGGCAATCTCTCCTCCTTGGAGATCTCCTACAGCTCCACcatcctgccccagctgctggTCAGCTTCCTGACTGGGGACAGGACCATATCTGCTAGGGGCTGCATTGCacaattctatttttttgcctcttttgtGGTTACCGAGTGTTTCCTACTGGCAGTCATGTCCTACGATCGGTACTTGGCCATATGCCAGCCCCTGCTCTATGCAAGCCTCATGACGCAGAAGTTCTcactgcagctggcagcagcatctTGGCTGGTGGGATTGCTAATCTCCACAGTAGTTATTTCTTTCATATCTGAGTTGAAGTTCTGTGGCCCCAAGGTCATTGACCACttcttttgtgattttaaaCCATTGCTGGAGCTCACCTGCAGTGACACCAGTGTGGTTGTAATTGTAACTTTCTTCCTATCTTTTTTGGATTTAGTCTTCCCCTTCCTGTTCACAGTGGCCTCCTACATGTGCATCATAGCTACCATCCTGAGGATCCCATCCAGCGTGGGCAGGCAGAAGGCCTTCTCTACCTGCTCCTCTCACCTCACTGTCGTCACTGTTTTCTATGGCACCCTCATCATTGTCTACATGCTGCCCAGAACCCCCAGACTCAGACAGCTCAACAaagtcttctccttttcctacaCTGTCCTCACGCCCCTGGTCAATCCCCTCATTTACAGCCTGCACAACAGGGAGGTCAGGGAGACCCTGAGGAAAGCAGTGAGGAAAGCTCTGGTCTGCACCCAGAGCTCATAG